One Gossypium raimondii isolate GPD5lz chromosome 3, ASM2569854v1, whole genome shotgun sequence genomic window carries:
- the LOC105794580 gene encoding protein terminal ear1 homolog isoform X2 — protein MGETGTVRFPGNLDPAAQEFWPAQNVVCQPQFPLYRPPQLYYPYAASPTVPFCSGGVPQFHAALPLHAPVAVPAPTPFVTTASMVVAPQLPLPPPTAAAASRALVLTLVPCDVSESKVRKELEVFGEVRGVQMERVREGIVTVHFYDLRYAEKALKEIREQHMQEQARVRDQYTAAATGCEPGVSNACVPLPSARGLIAGRPVWAHFTIPASNAVPEGNNQGTVVVFNLDTAVSISQLQEIFQAYVVKDKVGSGGGPKKTVKKNQSNSSTVAKHNQQLCRGRPWKGRQSKKFDPRFLISEDAMVGSDSKDSRTTVMIKNIPNKYSKKLLLNMLDNHCIHCNEQIAEDDDQPLSSYDFVYLPIDFNNKCNVGYGFVNMTSPQATWRLYKAFHHQHWEVFNSRKICEVTYARVQGLEALKEHFRNSKFPCEMEHYLPVVFSPPRDGKQLTEPLPMVGQKQQSPNSGPSAKDNEEDEDDYDHYDHSGDESCNENPLADDDNTANSAQEENNVNSINHLKYWDSDDTVDQHEEFPQQSL, from the exons ATGGGGGAAACCGGTACAGTCCGGTTCCCTGGAAACCTTGACCCGGCAGCACAAGAATTTTGGCCCGCCCAAAACGTAGTTTGCCAACCCCAATTTCCTCTCTACAGACCTCCCCAACTTTACTACCCATACGCTGCGTCTCCAACGGTACCGTTTTGCAGCGGCGGCGTACCGCAGTTCCATGCTGCCCTGCCTCTACATGCACCTGTAGCTGTACCTGCACCAACTCCTTTCGTCACTACAGCGTCCATGGTGGTTGCACCGCAGCTGCCACTTCCACCTCCGACGGCGGCGGCGGCGTCGAGGGCTTTGGTTTTGACGTTGGTTCCATGTGATGTGAGCGAGTCAAAGGTGAGGAAAGAATTGGAAGTGTTCGGGGAAGTACGCGGGGTCCAGATGGAAAGAGTCCGAGAAGGGATCGTGACCGTCCATTTCTACGACCTGAGATATGCGGAGAAAGCGTTGAAAGAAATACGCGAGCAGCACATGCAAGAGCAAGCAAGGGTTCGAGACCAGTACACTGCGGCTGCTACCGGGTGCGAACCAGGTGTGTCCAACGCGTGTGTTCCACTCCCTTCTGCGCGTGGACTCATAGCCGGGAGGCCTGTCTGGGCCCACTTCACTATTCCGGCAAGCAATGCTGTCCCTGAGGGGAATAATCAAGGAACTGTTGTGGTGTTCAATTTGGACACCGCCGTTTCAATTTCTCAACTCCAAGAAATTTTCCAAGCTTATG TGGTTAAAGACAAGGTCGGGAGCGGCGGAGGTCCAAAAAAGACTGTAAAGAAGAACCAAAGCAACTCATCAACGGTAGCTAAGCACAACCAGCAGCTGTGTCGGGGCAGGCCATGGAAAGGTAGACAGTCGAAGAAATTTGATCCTCGTTTCCTTATAAGCGAAGATGCCATGGTGGGATCTGATTCTAAAGATTCCAGGACCACTGTCATGATCAAGAACATACCCAACAAGTATAG TAAAAAATTGTTGTTGAACATGTTGGACAATCACTGCATTCACTGTAACGAGCAAATAGCTGAGGACGACGATCAGCCTTTATCTTCCTACGATTTCGTCTACCTCCCCATcgattttaa CAACAAGTGTAATGTAGGGTATGGATTTGTGAACATGACATCTCCGCAAGCAACATGGAGGCTTTACAAGGcatttcatcatcaacattgGGAAGTTTTCAACTCCAGAAAAATCTGTGAAGTAACTTATGCGAGagttcag GGATTGGAGGCGTTGAAAGAACATTTTAGGAACTCAAAATTCCCATGCGAAATGGAACACTATCTACCAGTTGTATTTTCGCCACCTCGAGACGGAAAACAACTGACTGAGCCACTTCCTATGGTTGGTCAAAAGCAGCAATCCCCCAACAGTGGTCCCTCAGCCAAAGACAATGAAGAAGACGAAGATGATTATGATCACTACGATCATAGCGGTGATGAGAGTTGTAACGAAAATCCGCTTGCTGATGATGATAATACTGCAAATTCTGCTCAAGAAGAAAATAATGTCAACAGTATCAATCATTTAAAATACTGGGATTCCGATGATACGGTTGACCAGCACGAAGAATTCCCTCAGCAATCACTGTAG
- the LOC105794580 gene encoding protein terminal ear1 isoform X1: MGETGTVRFPGNLDPAAQEFWPAQNVVCQPQFPLYRPPQLYYPYAASPTVPFCSGGVPQFHAALPLHAPVAVPAPTPFVTTASMVVAPQLPLPPPTAAAASRALVLTLVPCDVSESKVRKELEVFGEVRGVQMERVREGIVTVHFYDLRYAEKALKEIREQHMQEQARVRDQYTAAATGCEPGVSNACVPLPSARGLIAGRPVWAHFTIPASNAVPEGNNQGTVVVFNLDTAVSISQLQEIFQAYGPVKELRETPLKKHQKFVEFYDVRDAAKALREMNGKEINGKQVVIEFSRPGGYSRKFFNSDNNVNKINAFTAFTDKYNPHTRNPKYSSSPPPPPPLPRKFSARFSSNDIPRSFLPRNQSPTVKPLNSSKGNPNMNNDSKCSVVETAVVKDKVGSGGGPKKTVKKNQSNSSTVAKHNQQLCRGRPWKGRQSKKFDPRFLISEDAMVGSDSKDSRTTVMIKNIPNKYSKKLLLNMLDNHCIHCNEQIAEDDDQPLSSYDFVYLPIDFNNKCNVGYGFVNMTSPQATWRLYKAFHHQHWEVFNSRKICEVTYARVQGLEALKEHFRNSKFPCEMEHYLPVVFSPPRDGKQLTEPLPMVGQKQQSPNSGPSAKDNEEDEDDYDHYDHSGDESCNENPLADDDNTANSAQEENNVNSINHLKYWDSDDTVDQHEEFPQQSL, from the exons ATGGGGGAAACCGGTACAGTCCGGTTCCCTGGAAACCTTGACCCGGCAGCACAAGAATTTTGGCCCGCCCAAAACGTAGTTTGCCAACCCCAATTTCCTCTCTACAGACCTCCCCAACTTTACTACCCATACGCTGCGTCTCCAACGGTACCGTTTTGCAGCGGCGGCGTACCGCAGTTCCATGCTGCCCTGCCTCTACATGCACCTGTAGCTGTACCTGCACCAACTCCTTTCGTCACTACAGCGTCCATGGTGGTTGCACCGCAGCTGCCACTTCCACCTCCGACGGCGGCGGCGGCGTCGAGGGCTTTGGTTTTGACGTTGGTTCCATGTGATGTGAGCGAGTCAAAGGTGAGGAAAGAATTGGAAGTGTTCGGGGAAGTACGCGGGGTCCAGATGGAAAGAGTCCGAGAAGGGATCGTGACCGTCCATTTCTACGACCTGAGATATGCGGAGAAAGCGTTGAAAGAAATACGCGAGCAGCACATGCAAGAGCAAGCAAGGGTTCGAGACCAGTACACTGCGGCTGCTACCGGGTGCGAACCAGGTGTGTCCAACGCGTGTGTTCCACTCCCTTCTGCGCGTGGACTCATAGCCGGGAGGCCTGTCTGGGCCCACTTCACTATTCCGGCAAGCAATGCTGTCCCTGAGGGGAATAATCAAGGAACTGTTGTGGTGTTCAATTTGGACACCGCCGTTTCAATTTCTCAACTCCAAGAAATTTTCCAAGCTTATG GCCCAGTGAAGGAACTGAGAGAAACACCATTGAAGAAACACCAAAAGTTTGTGGAGTTTTATGACGTAAGGGATGCAGCTAAGGCTTTGAgagaaatgaatggaaaagaaattaaTGGGAAGCAAGTTGTAATTGAATTTAGTCGACCCGGAGGATATAGCAGGAAGTTCTTCAATAGTGATAACAACGTTAACAAAATTAACGCTTTTACAGCTTTCACTGATAAATATAATCCCCATACGAGAAATCCCAAGTACTCATCTTCTCCCCCACCTCCCCCGCCGCTGCCTCGTAAATTCTCTGCTAGGTTTTCTTCCAACGATATACCTCGTTCTTTTCTTCCTCGAAACCAATCGCCTACTGTGAAACCTTTGAATTCTAGTAAAGGAAACCCTAATATGAATAATGACAGCAAGTGTTCCGTTGTTGAAACGGCAGTGGTTAAAGACAAGGTCGGGAGCGGCGGAGGTCCAAAAAAGACTGTAAAGAAGAACCAAAGCAACTCATCAACGGTAGCTAAGCACAACCAGCAGCTGTGTCGGGGCAGGCCATGGAAAGGTAGACAGTCGAAGAAATTTGATCCTCGTTTCCTTATAAGCGAAGATGCCATGGTGGGATCTGATTCTAAAGATTCCAGGACCACTGTCATGATCAAGAACATACCCAACAAGTATAG TAAAAAATTGTTGTTGAACATGTTGGACAATCACTGCATTCACTGTAACGAGCAAATAGCTGAGGACGACGATCAGCCTTTATCTTCCTACGATTTCGTCTACCTCCCCATcgattttaa CAACAAGTGTAATGTAGGGTATGGATTTGTGAACATGACATCTCCGCAAGCAACATGGAGGCTTTACAAGGcatttcatcatcaacattgGGAAGTTTTCAACTCCAGAAAAATCTGTGAAGTAACTTATGCGAGagttcag GGATTGGAGGCGTTGAAAGAACATTTTAGGAACTCAAAATTCCCATGCGAAATGGAACACTATCTACCAGTTGTATTTTCGCCACCTCGAGACGGAAAACAACTGACTGAGCCACTTCCTATGGTTGGTCAAAAGCAGCAATCCCCCAACAGTGGTCCCTCAGCCAAAGACAATGAAGAAGACGAAGATGATTATGATCACTACGATCATAGCGGTGATGAGAGTTGTAACGAAAATCCGCTTGCTGATGATGATAATACTGCAAATTCTGCTCAAGAAGAAAATAATGTCAACAGTATCAATCATTTAAAATACTGGGATTCCGATGATACGGTTGACCAGCACGAAGAATTCCCTCAGCAATCACTGTAG